The proteins below come from a single Staphylococcus sp. MI 10-1553 genomic window:
- a CDS encoding helix-turn-helix domain-containing protein produces the protein MENINTVVAENLQYYRQAHRLSLDKIAQLTGISKTMISQIEKGAANPSINTLWKIANGLRIPLTSLISEENEAIQKIDRSDIQPIYNDDRSVVVYPYFPYEAAHAFEMFCMRMDADSILESDAHQEGAKEYIIVNEGTLTLTVGDTHYEIEAGQAISFNANTAHTYRNQTGDQLRITATIQY, from the coding sequence ATGGAAAATATTAACACAGTCGTTGCGGAAAACTTACAATATTACCGTCAAGCGCATCGTCTTAGTTTAGATAAAATCGCACAATTGACTGGCATTAGTAAAACAATGATTAGTCAAATTGAAAAAGGGGCAGCGAATCCAAGTATCAATACATTATGGAAAATCGCAAATGGATTACGTATTCCATTGACTTCATTAATTAGTGAAGAAAATGAAGCAATTCAAAAAATAGACCGTTCAGACATTCAGCCGATTTATAATGATGATCGCTCGGTCGTCGTTTATCCTTACTTTCCATATGAGGCGGCACATGCGTTTGAAATGTTTTGTATGCGTATGGATGCGGACAGTATACTCGAATCAGATGCACATCAAGAAGGTGCGAAAGAATACATTATTGTGAATGAGGGCACTTTAACACTTACTGTTGGAGACACACACTATGAAATTGAAGCGGGACAAGCAATCAGTTTTAATGCCAATACAGCGCATACGTACCGCAATCAAACAGGCGACCAGCTTAGAATTACGGCAACAATTCAATATTAA
- a CDS encoding CPBP family intramembrane glutamic endopeptidase, whose product MTQREQIAVWTGVIYIILMGIGMAIVSALGFSYSDPEMVRVIVFFEIIFAALTFIVYKKLKLTALSARFHFSKWLIPFIIIFIVMLSLFLFTGNWTGRLPMIGLIALTTMLVGFSEELMFRGIVLPVLLERHGVIFSIVMSAVFFALLHAVNVFAGVPLYAVPIQLLATFLFGLVFSCLAIRIRNIIPLMMYHFVWDFVLIAQPLTGAQVDTVSLMGIAVELIVVIPIMVYTVKRYKAVNAS is encoded by the coding sequence ATGACTCAAAGAGAACAAATTGCCGTGTGGACAGGTGTCATATACATCATACTCATGGGCATAGGTATGGCGATTGTGTCCGCATTAGGTTTCAGCTATAGTGACCCAGAAATGGTGCGCGTCATCGTCTTTTTTGAAATCATTTTTGCGGCATTGACTTTTATCGTTTATAAAAAATTGAAATTAACCGCATTGTCTGCACGCTTTCATTTTTCTAAGTGGCTCATTCCCTTTATTATCATTTTTATTGTGATGTTAAGTTTGTTTTTATTTACAGGAAACTGGACAGGGCGCCTTCCAATGATAGGATTAATTGCGCTGACGACGATGCTTGTCGGTTTTTCGGAAGAGTTGATGTTTAGAGGTATCGTCTTGCCTGTCTTATTAGAACGTCACGGTGTCATATTCAGCATCGTGATGAGTGCCGTATTTTTTGCGTTACTGCATGCAGTGAATGTATTTGCAGGTGTACCCCTATACGCAGTGCCTATTCAGCTATTAGCGACATTTTTATTCGGTCTAGTGTTCAGTTGTCTAGCGATACGTATTCGCAATATTATTCCGTTAATGATGTATCATTTTGTATGGGATTTTGTGTTGATTGCGCAACCTTTGACAGGTGCTCAAGTCGATACCGTGTCATTGATGGGTATTGCAGTTGAACTCATTGTTGTGATTCCAATCATGGTTTACACAGTGAAGCGTTATAAAGCGGTCAATGCATCATAG
- a CDS encoding alkaline phosphatase yields the protein MKFKKQFAQLSIASALIASTLGTGHVASASSAGEGPEQQAAMYGDTSHPKNVIFLVGDGMGPAYNTAYRYFVDNPDTKEIEKTAFDDYLVGTQQTYSDDDKENITDSAAAGTAFSSGHKTYNGAIGVDKQENDLESVLERAKKLGKSTGLVSTAEITDATPAVYTANIDDRDKKDEIAHQFYDQRINNQHKVDVILGGGAKYFGKGNGNITDQFKNDGYGVVTNRQQLENANEDQLLGLFADKNMPLAIDADEDQPELLDMQKAALERLSKNDKGFFLMVEGASIDKQGHANDITGVMSEMEGFEKAFANAIDYAKSHPDTLVVATADHSTGGLSMGQGSAYEWNPEPIQQMKHSGKWMTEQIADGKGVEETIQAGYGFDLSSKEMKDIQQEADALKKLDEESDDYEAQQQKLEDAIQAPINKKSNTGWTTNGHTGEDVNTYAFGPGADQFQGNIDNTDNAKNIFNFFGDVKQ from the coding sequence ATGAAATTTAAAAAGCAGTTTGCACAATTATCCATTGCGAGTGCTTTGATCGCATCAACGTTAGGGACTGGACATGTGGCCTCCGCGTCAAGTGCAGGTGAAGGTCCTGAGCAACAAGCGGCGATGTACGGTGACACGAGCCATCCTAAAAATGTGATTTTCTTAGTGGGAGACGGCATGGGACCCGCGTACAACACAGCTTACCGTTACTTTGTGGACAACCCAGACACAAAAGAAATTGAGAAAACAGCTTTTGATGATTATTTAGTGGGGACACAACAAACGTATTCCGATGATGATAAAGAAAACATTACCGATTCTGCAGCGGCAGGAACGGCATTTAGTTCTGGCCATAAAACGTATAATGGAGCAATTGGAGTTGATAAACAGGAAAATGACTTAGAATCTGTACTCGAACGTGCGAAAAAGTTAGGAAAATCAACCGGTTTAGTCTCAACTGCTGAAATTACAGATGCGACACCTGCCGTTTATACCGCCAACATAGATGACCGTGATAAAAAAGATGAGATTGCCCATCAATTTTATGATCAACGTATTAACAATCAACATAAAGTCGACGTCATTTTAGGTGGCGGTGCGAAATATTTTGGTAAGGGAAATGGGAACATCACGGACCAGTTTAAAAATGATGGCTATGGTGTGGTCACAAATCGTCAACAATTAGAGAACGCAAATGAAGACCAATTGCTTGGCTTGTTTGCGGATAAAAATATGCCACTCGCGATTGATGCAGATGAGGACCAACCTGAATTGTTAGACATGCAAAAAGCTGCACTCGAGCGCCTTTCTAAAAATGATAAAGGTTTCTTCTTAATGGTAGAAGGGGCGTCTATCGATAAACAAGGTCATGCGAATGATATTACAGGGGTCATGTCCGAAATGGAAGGATTCGAAAAAGCATTTGCGAACGCGATTGATTACGCCAAATCACATCCAGACACACTCGTTGTTGCGACTGCTGACCATTCAACAGGTGGTTTAAGTATGGGGCAAGGCAGTGCATACGAATGGAACCCAGAACCGATTCAACAAATGAAACATTCAGGAAAATGGATGACAGAGCAAATTGCAGATGGAAAAGGTGTAGAAGAAACGATTCAAGCAGGATATGGATTTGACTTGAGTTCAAAAGAGATGAAAGACATTCAACAAGAAGCGGATGCATTGAAGAAGTTAGATGAAGAAAGTGACGATTACGAAGCCCAACAACAAAAACTGGAAGACGCCATTCAAGCACCGATTAACAAAAAATCCAATACAGGTTGGACAACAAACGGTCATACGGGTGAAGACGTGAATACCTATGCATTTGGACCAGGCGCTGACCAATTCCAAGGTAATATCGATAACACAGACAACGCGAAAAACATCTTCAACTTTTTTGGGGATGTTAAGCAGTAG
- a CDS encoding (deoxy)nucleoside triphosphate pyrophosphohydrolase, with protein MKKKIHVVGAVIFDQHKVLCAQRSERMSLPLLWEFPGGKIEQGESDVDALKREIREEMECDVEVGDKITTTEYEYDFAVIVLTTYRCTLKDTLPTLTEHRAIEWLDSKDLHQLEWAPADVPAVDIIVNEA; from the coding sequence ATGAAGAAAAAGATTCATGTTGTAGGTGCCGTTATTTTTGATCAACATAAAGTGTTATGTGCACAAAGAAGTGAAAGGATGAGCTTGCCTTTATTATGGGAATTTCCAGGTGGTAAAATTGAACAAGGAGAGTCTGATGTTGACGCATTGAAACGAGAAATTCGTGAAGAAATGGAATGTGATGTGGAAGTCGGTGACAAAATCACAACGACTGAATACGAATATGATTTTGCTGTCATCGTGTTAACGACTTACCGTTGTACATTGAAAGATACCTTGCCGACACTTACTGAACACCGAGCGATTGAATGGTTAGATAGTAAAGATTTACATCAATTGGAATGGGCGCCAGCTGATGTTCCAGCAGTAGATATCATAGTAAACGAGGCGTAA